The Nakamurella alba genome has a window encoding:
- a CDS encoding ABC transporter permease, translating into MSTPVVDKAPGAARESVGARLVRALLTQRIVLLAILIVVVVLVMFYLSANDYLTAEYSTDYMASSLINAVPLAMLGLAELVVILSGRGGIDLSVGAIVSLAGMIFGFAYGEWGWTLWISVILAAVVGGLLGAVNGFLVSVVGFPALITTLATYYAYKSIAIVINNQSPISTPAIQDLYSTARSVELPVIGSYLPNFPLGLFTFLLPTVVVTWLLLARTTYGRRLYAIGTNDVAAQWSGINVRDTRFKAYVFAGVVSGLVAVVTVAQFASARPDAGTSGNGMALPAITIAVLGGVAITGGIGRVSGIVLATLLIVWLNAGILLYFVGNEGAQYQLLALGAVLVFAALLNGLTNRRYGGAR; encoded by the coding sequence GTGAGCACCCCCGTCGTGGACAAGGCGCCCGGTGCGGCCCGGGAGTCCGTGGGCGCCAGGCTGGTCCGGGCGCTGCTGACCCAGCGCATCGTGCTGCTGGCGATCCTCATCGTGGTCGTCGTGCTGGTGATGTTCTACCTGTCGGCGAACGACTACCTGACCGCCGAGTACTCCACCGACTACATGGCCTCCTCGCTGATCAACGCGGTGCCGCTGGCCATGCTCGGGCTGGCCGAGCTGGTGGTCATCCTGTCGGGCCGTGGCGGCATCGACCTCTCGGTCGGCGCGATCGTCTCGCTGGCCGGCATGATCTTCGGCTTCGCCTACGGCGAATGGGGCTGGACGCTGTGGATCTCGGTGATCCTGGCCGCCGTGGTCGGCGGTCTGCTCGGCGCGGTCAACGGCTTCCTGGTCTCCGTCGTCGGGTTCCCGGCGCTGATCACCACGCTCGCCACGTACTACGCGTACAAGTCGATCGCGATCGTGATCAACAACCAGAGCCCGATCAGCACCCCGGCGATCCAGGACCTGTACTCCACCGCCCGCTCGGTGGAGCTGCCGGTGATCGGCAGCTACCTGCCGAACTTCCCGCTGGGCCTGTTCACCTTCCTGCTGCCGACGGTGGTCGTCACCTGGCTGCTGCTGGCCCGCACCACCTACGGCCGCCGGCTCTACGCGATCGGCACCAACGACGTCGCGGCCCAGTGGTCCGGCATCAACGTGCGCGACACCCGTTTCAAGGCCTACGTCTTCGCCGGCGTGGTGTCCGGTCTGGTGGCCGTGGTGACGGTGGCCCAGTTCGCCTCGGCGCGGCCGGATGCCGGCACCTCCGGCAACGGCATGGCGCTGCCGGCGATCACCATCGCGGTGCTCGGCGGCGTCGCGATCACCGGCGGCATCGGCCGGGTCAGCGGCATCGTGCTGGCCACCCTGCTGATCGTCTGGCTCAACGCCGGGATCCTGCTCTACTTCGTCGGCAACGAGGGCGCGCAGTACCAGCTGCTCGCCCTGGGTGCCGTGCTGGTGTTCGCCGCGCTGCTGAACGGCCTCACCAACCGCAGATACGGGGGCGCCCGATGA
- a CDS encoding ABC transporter permease, whose protein sequence is MSTTMKPSPPAGESLTPTIRQRVLPSAVSGQEVVLLGVIIVLWVALYFSTAGFLSPGSIQSILVAMAPIALMGVGMTIIIITGGIDVSVGGAIMVCSVVTAKTMVDTGIPLVPAVLLSMVVGGLLGLLNGVLIAYGRVHAIIITFGTANLFQFIGLRIFDSKTINGIPSTFDVFGRGVNGRTLGIPHSFVIMVVIAAIAWWYLRHTAGGRHFYAIGGDAQAARLAGVRVQRRVLLAYVITGLLVGLGSCFVIAQGTSSLDQSIGIGKELAVIAAVVIGGTSIMGGRGSVLGTVLGALLVQTVTSGVTQLRWSSQLSDLFVGIFIILAVGADLLRQRTRRSK, encoded by the coding sequence ATGAGCACCACGATGAAGCCGAGCCCCCCGGCGGGGGAGTCACTGACCCCGACGATCCGGCAGCGGGTGCTGCCGTCCGCCGTCTCCGGTCAGGAGGTGGTGCTGCTCGGCGTGATCATCGTGCTGTGGGTGGCGCTGTACTTCTCCACCGCCGGCTTCCTCAGCCCCGGCTCGATCCAGTCGATCCTGGTGGCGATGGCGCCGATCGCGCTGATGGGCGTCGGCATGACGATCATCATCATCACCGGCGGCATCGACGTCTCGGTCGGCGGCGCGATCATGGTGTGCTCGGTGGTCACCGCGAAAACCATGGTGGACACCGGGATCCCGCTGGTCCCGGCGGTGCTCCTGTCGATGGTGGTGGGTGGCCTGCTGGGCCTGCTCAACGGTGTGCTGATCGCCTACGGGCGGGTGCACGCCATCATCATCACCTTCGGCACGGCCAACCTGTTCCAGTTCATCGGCCTGCGCATCTTCGACTCCAAGACCATCAACGGCATCCCGTCCACCTTCGACGTCTTCGGCCGCGGGGTCAACGGCCGGACGCTCGGCATCCCGCACTCCTTCGTGATCATGGTGGTCATCGCCGCGATCGCCTGGTGGTACCTGCGGCACACCGCCGGCGGTCGGCACTTCTACGCGATCGGCGGCGACGCCCAGGCGGCCCGGCTGGCCGGGGTGCGGGTGCAGCGCCGGGTGCTGCTGGCCTACGTGATCACGGGCCTGCTGGTCGGTCTCGGCTCCTGCTTCGTCATCGCGCAGGGCACCAGCAGCCTCGACCAGTCCATCGGCATCGGCAAGGAACTCGCGGTGATCGCGGCGGTCGTCATCGGCGGCACGTCGATCATGGGCGGCCGGGGATCGGTGCTGGGCACCGTGCTCGGGGCGCTGCTGGTGCAGACGGTGACCTCCGGCGTCACCCAGCTCCGCTGGAGCTCCCAGCTGTCGGACCTGTTCGTCGGCATCTTCATCATCCTCGCCGTCGGGGCGGACCTGCTCCGGCAGCGGACCAGGAGGTCCAAGTGA
- a CDS encoding sugar ABC transporter ATP-binding protein — MSESGESPAQPDSGLARLHLTGISKRFGAVRAIRNADITVKAGTVHALVGENGAGKSTLIKIIAGAESADTGTLEFEGAPVEITSTVQALGLGIATVYQEPQLFAELTVSENIFTGREIRKGGRIDWAAQNAKVVELLGLLELPAKYATATVGSLSIAEQQQVSIAKALAGNAKVLILDEPSAILTDAEIEVLFRVVRRLTSSGVAVIYISHRLDELFRIAQEVTVMRDGQTIGTYPIGDLSVRQIAELMVGGILNDERGERVVPDGTPVLQLEGLGVTGKFHDVDVSVKAGEIVGLYGLVGSGVSEIAATIWGMDRADAGRILLGGKVINPRSPREAQKLGIALLPANRKLEGMFSFQPISFNISAGHLPLLSRFGWMNRGKEREVARSMIKRLAVKTPSERQFIGAMSGGNAQKVVLARQLVERPDLLVLAEPTQGVDVGAKEEIHRIITELAEAGTAVLVVTSDLPEALRISDRLQVVRGGTTTVEFGPDATQVDVLAAAAGAVDAAGNVEEKSA, encoded by the coding sequence ATGAGCGAATCCGGGGAATCCCCGGCCCAGCCGGATTCCGGCCTGGCCAGGCTGCACCTGACCGGCATCTCCAAGCGCTTCGGCGCCGTCCGGGCCATCCGCAACGCGGACATCACCGTCAAGGCCGGCACCGTGCACGCCCTGGTGGGCGAGAACGGCGCCGGGAAGTCCACTCTCATCAAGATCATCGCGGGCGCCGAGTCCGCGGACACCGGCACCCTGGAGTTCGAGGGCGCCCCGGTCGAGATCACCTCCACCGTGCAGGCGCTGGGGCTGGGCATCGCCACCGTCTACCAGGAGCCGCAGCTCTTCGCCGAGCTCACCGTGTCGGAGAACATCTTCACCGGCCGGGAGATCCGCAAGGGCGGCCGCATCGACTGGGCGGCGCAGAACGCGAAGGTGGTCGAGCTGCTGGGCCTGCTCGAGTTGCCGGCCAAGTACGCCACCGCCACCGTCGGGTCGCTGTCCATCGCGGAGCAGCAACAGGTCTCGATCGCGAAGGCGCTGGCCGGCAACGCCAAGGTGCTCATCCTCGACGAGCCCTCCGCCATCCTCACCGACGCCGAGATCGAGGTGCTGTTCCGGGTCGTCCGGCGGCTCACCTCCTCCGGCGTCGCCGTCATCTACATCTCGCACCGGCTGGACGAGCTGTTCCGGATCGCCCAGGAGGTCACCGTCATGCGCGACGGGCAGACCATCGGGACGTACCCGATCGGCGACCTGTCGGTGCGGCAGATCGCCGAGCTCATGGTCGGCGGCATCCTGAACGACGAGCGCGGCGAGCGGGTGGTGCCGGACGGCACTCCGGTGCTGCAGCTCGAGGGGCTCGGTGTCACCGGCAAGTTCCACGACGTCGACGTGAGTGTGAAGGCGGGCGAGATCGTCGGTCTGTACGGTCTCGTCGGCTCCGGCGTGTCCGAGATCGCCGCCACCATCTGGGGTATGGACCGGGCCGATGCGGGCCGGATCCTGCTGGGTGGCAAGGTGATCAACCCGCGCTCGCCGCGCGAGGCGCAGAAGCTGGGCATCGCGCTGCTGCCGGCCAACCGCAAGCTGGAGGGCATGTTCTCGTTCCAGCCGATCTCTTTCAACATCTCGGCCGGTCACCTGCCGCTGCTGTCCCGCTTCGGCTGGATGAACCGCGGCAAGGAGCGCGAGGTGGCCCGGTCGATGATCAAGCGGCTCGCGGTGAAGACGCCCAGCGAGCGGCAGTTCATCGGCGCCATGTCCGGCGGCAACGCCCAGAAGGTGGTGCTGGCACGGCAACTCGTCGAGCGGCCGGACCTGCTGGTGCTGGCCGAGCCCACCCAGGGGGTGGACGTCGGCGCCAAGGAGGAGATCCACCGGATCATCACCGAGCTCGCCGAGGCCGGCACCGCGGTGCTGGTGGTGACCTCGGACCTGCCGGAGGCGCTGCGCATCTCGGACCGCTTGCAGGTGGTCCGCGGCGGCACCACGACCGTCGAGTTCGGCCCCGACGCGACCCAGGTGGACGTGCTCGCCGCCGCCGCCGGCGCCGTGGATGCTGCCGGGAATGTAGAGGAGAAGTCAGCATGA
- a CDS encoding autoinducer 2 ABC transporter substrate-binding protein, giving the protein MRSPRKVTAVIAVGLAAALTLSACTKKNDSTTTVPPAAGTTTAAATSPAGGNSSSEAPTETGGSASESSTGGDGSYTVAFVPKLQGIPYFEAMNAGGKAAEAAIPGLTWLYQGPTSADAAAQADIVRSYIQQKVDALIVAPNDPDSMAPLLKEAADAGIKVATSDTDAPNSVREVFVNQASVEGIGQGLTDALLGAMGGKGKYAIVSCGQTAENLNAWIKVQQAYTAEKYPDAEIVDIVYAGEDQAKATQMATDLMNANPDLTGLVGECTSSAPGVAQAVKDAGKIGQVFTVGLGTPQSMKPYLEDGSSSASILWNVENLGFLTAWAGVQLAEGKTFGATNDVSADLPAVEYDDATKTLLLGPALQITKDNVDDFDY; this is encoded by the coding sequence GTGCGATCTCCCCGGAAAGTCACGGCTGTCATCGCAGTCGGCCTCGCGGCCGCACTGACGTTGTCCGCCTGCACCAAGAAGAACGACAGCACCACCACCGTCCCGCCGGCCGCGGGGACCACCACGGCGGCGGCGACCTCGCCGGCCGGCGGCAACAGCTCGAGCGAGGCCCCGACGGAGACCGGCGGGTCCGCGAGCGAGTCGAGCACCGGAGGCGACGGCAGCTACACGGTGGCGTTCGTGCCGAAGCTGCAGGGCATCCCGTACTTCGAGGCGATGAACGCCGGCGGGAAGGCGGCCGAGGCCGCCATCCCGGGTCTGACCTGGCTGTACCAGGGACCGACCAGCGCCGACGCCGCGGCCCAGGCCGACATCGTCCGGTCGTACATCCAGCAGAAGGTCGACGCGCTGATCGTCGCCCCGAACGACCCCGATTCGATGGCCCCGCTGCTGAAGGAAGCCGCGGACGCCGGGATCAAGGTCGCCACCTCGGACACCGACGCACCGAACTCGGTGCGCGAGGTGTTCGTCAACCAGGCATCGGTCGAGGGCATCGGGCAAGGCCTCACCGACGCGCTGCTGGGCGCCATGGGCGGCAAGGGCAAGTACGCCATCGTGTCCTGCGGGCAGACCGCGGAGAACCTGAACGCCTGGATCAAGGTGCAGCAGGCCTACACCGCGGAGAAGTACCCGGACGCCGAGATCGTCGACATCGTCTACGCCGGTGAGGACCAGGCCAAGGCGACGCAGATGGCGACCGACCTGATGAACGCCAACCCGGACCTGACCGGTCTGGTCGGCGAGTGCACCTCCTCCGCACCGGGTGTCGCGCAGGCGGTCAAGGACGCGGGCAAGATCGGGCAGGTCTTCACCGTGGGGCTGGGCACCCCGCAGTCGATGAAGCCCTACCTGGAGGACGGCTCCTCCTCGGCCTCCATCCTGTGGAACGTGGAGAACCTCGGCTTCCTGACCGCCTGGGCGGGCGTGCAGCTGGCCGAGGGCAAGACGTTCGGGGCCACCAACGACGTGTCGGCGGACCTGCCGGCCGTCGAGTACGACGACGCCACGAAGACCCTGCTGCTGGGCCCCGCCCTGCAGATCACCAAGGACAACGTGGACGACTTCGACTACTGA
- a CDS encoding rhamnulokinase, protein MTGRTVVAVDLGAESGRVTTVSFDGSRFELDVVSRFANTPSHRQGLLRWDIDDLWSHISAGIGGLAGNGTPIDAIGVDTWGVDYGLLNADGELVDAPVSYRDGRNIPPFEDALRALGADRLYGATGVQLMSINTLFALMADARQAPERLAAAKTLLMMPDVFHHRLSGSLVSEYTAVSTSGAYDMAAGRWATELLDELGVPTHMLPEVAAPGTDVGPLVGDLATGALAGARVVLPPGHDTASAVVGAPLTDPHGLYISSGTWSLAGVETPAPVITELSKAVNLTNEGGYAGTIRLLRNVMGLWILQECRRQWEREGTAYTYPELAALAAREPGLVSVINPDDQVFLQPGDMPARIREYCRRNGFPVPATVGAVARCVIDSLALSYRVVVDDIAAVIGVRPPSVSIVGGGSNHELLSQLTADATGLPVRCGPVEATALGNAAVQLAALGEFDGPAEIREAIAAGTTMVGYTPAAGDGWDEALERFNALRSRPAAPETEPVAP, encoded by the coding sequence GTGACCGGCCGCACCGTCGTCGCGGTCGACCTGGGTGCCGAGAGCGGCCGGGTCACCACCGTCTCCTTCGACGGCAGCCGCTTCGAGCTGGACGTGGTCTCCCGCTTCGCCAACACCCCGTCGCACCGACAGGGTCTGCTGCGCTGGGACATCGACGATCTCTGGTCCCACATCTCCGCCGGCATCGGCGGTCTCGCCGGCAACGGCACCCCGATCGATGCCATCGGCGTCGACACCTGGGGTGTGGACTACGGTCTGCTGAACGCCGACGGCGAACTGGTGGACGCCCCGGTGAGCTACCGCGACGGCCGGAACATCCCGCCGTTCGAGGACGCGCTGCGCGCCCTCGGTGCCGACCGGCTGTACGGCGCGACCGGCGTGCAGCTGATGTCGATCAACACCCTCTTCGCGTTGATGGCCGACGCCCGGCAGGCGCCGGAACGGCTGGCCGCGGCGAAAACCCTGCTGATGATGCCGGATGTGTTCCACCACAGGCTGTCCGGCTCGCTGGTCTCCGAGTACACCGCCGTCTCCACCTCGGGTGCCTACGACATGGCGGCCGGCCGGTGGGCCACCGAGCTGCTCGACGAGCTCGGCGTGCCCACCCACATGCTGCCCGAGGTGGCCGCGCCGGGGACCGACGTCGGGCCGCTGGTCGGCGATCTCGCCACCGGCGCACTGGCCGGCGCGCGGGTGGTGCTGCCGCCGGGACACGACACCGCGAGCGCCGTGGTCGGTGCCCCGCTGACCGATCCGCACGGGCTGTACATCTCCTCCGGCACCTGGTCGCTGGCCGGTGTGGAGACGCCGGCCCCGGTGATCACCGAGCTGTCCAAGGCCGTCAACCTGACCAACGAGGGCGGCTACGCCGGCACGATCCGGCTGCTGCGCAACGTCATGGGGCTGTGGATCCTGCAGGAGTGCCGGCGGCAGTGGGAGCGCGAGGGCACCGCGTACACCTACCCCGAGCTCGCCGCGCTGGCCGCCCGGGAGCCGGGCCTGGTCAGCGTGATCAACCCGGACGACCAGGTGTTCCTGCAGCCGGGCGACATGCCGGCACGGATCCGGGAGTACTGCCGCCGCAACGGTTTCCCGGTGCCGGCGACGGTGGGCGCGGTGGCCAGGTGTGTCATCGACTCGCTGGCGCTGTCCTACCGGGTGGTCGTCGACGACATCGCCGCGGTGATCGGGGTGCGGCCGCCGTCGGTGTCCATCGTCGGCGGCGGGTCCAACCACGAGCTGCTCTCCCAGCTCACCGCCGACGCCACCGGCCTGCCGGTGCGCTGCGGACCGGTGGAGGCCACGGCGCTGGGCAACGCCGCGGTCCAGCTCGCCGCGCTCGGCGAGTTCGACGGCCCGGCGGAGATCCGCGAGGCCATCGCGGCCGGCACCACGATGGTCGGCTACACCCCTGCCGCCGGCGACGGCTGGGACGAGGCGTTGGAGCGCTTCAATGCGCTCCGGTCCCGCCCCGCGGCACCTGAGACCGAACCTGTTGCGCCCTAG
- a CDS encoding DeoR/GlpR family DNA-binding transcription regulator, protein MPSLDEFAREQAILLELGSTGRVVVNDLARSFGVSTVTIRKDLDGLERRSLLRRVRGGAVSVGSSDEGAFEMRLRHSREAKKAIAAAVAPMIRHGDVIAMDSSTTCYFLGHELLDRRDLVVITNGLRLALLLMEQSSAMVLMPGGVLRRASGSMVGPIGDVLAGRGRIDKGFFGTIGISTTHGLMDLSSEEAQTKQFMAVACGKVYGLFDSSKVGGFGLHSFAPVSSIDAMVTDDAVGPEVVSEWAELGVPVHTVPVGGAPAGHVATLQVAR, encoded by the coding sequence GTGCCGTCACTGGACGAGTTCGCGCGCGAGCAGGCCATCCTGCTCGAGCTCGGGTCGACCGGGCGCGTGGTGGTCAACGACCTGGCCCGGTCCTTCGGCGTCTCCACCGTCACCATCCGCAAGGACCTCGACGGGCTGGAGCGCCGGTCGCTGCTGCGCCGGGTCCGCGGCGGTGCGGTCAGCGTCGGATCCAGCGACGAGGGTGCGTTCGAGATGCGGCTGCGGCACTCCCGCGAGGCGAAGAAGGCCATCGCCGCGGCGGTCGCCCCGATGATCCGGCACGGCGACGTCATCGCCATGGACTCGTCGACCACCTGCTACTTCCTCGGCCACGAGCTGCTGGACCGGCGGGACCTGGTCGTCATCACCAACGGCCTGCGGCTGGCGCTGCTGCTGATGGAGCAGTCCTCCGCGATGGTGCTGATGCCGGGCGGCGTGCTGCGGCGGGCCTCCGGATCGATGGTCGGCCCGATCGGCGACGTGCTCGCCGGGCGCGGTCGGATCGACAAGGGCTTCTTCGGGACGATCGGCATCTCCACCACCCACGGTCTGATGGACCTCTCCTCGGAAGAGGCGCAGACCAAGCAGTTCATGGCAGTCGCGTGCGGAAAGGTCTACGGCTTGTTCGACTCCTCCAAGGTGGGCGGCTTCGGTCTGCACTCCTTCGCCCCGGTCTCCTCGATCGACGCGATGGTCACCGACGACGCGGTCGGCCCCGAGGTGGTCTCGGAGTGGGCCGAGCTCGGCGTCCCGGTGCACACCGTGCCCGTCGGTGGCGCACCGGCCGGCCACGTGGCGACCCTGCAGGTGGCCCGGTGA
- a CDS encoding NAD(P)/FAD-dependent oxidoreductase codes for MSAVSDETRRPRVAVIGSGVAGLTAAYLLQRRYDVHLFEADDRLGGHAHTHDVITSAGHVAGLDSGFLVHNRRTYPQLLRLFGELAVPTQDSEMSMSVVCEGCGLEYAGAKGLTGLFAQARSAVRPRYLGMLAQVKRFHRVARKVLDDPTDHRTLGQFIDDHNFGRYFAHHFLLPVVSCVWSCGFDGARSYPARYLFTFLDHHGMLSVTGSPQWRTVVGGSRTYVQRAVKELSGVLTSTPVRALHRHADGVEVRDEGDQLHRADHVVVATHPDQALQLLADPSDEERRLLGSFEYLTSTTLLHTDASLLPRTSGAKASWNYRMAGCDSDDRAVRVSYHLNRLQRIEDDTDYLVTLNDDGRIDRGRVLAEMTYAHPTYTVESVAAQQELGTLNDGRTAFAGAWQGWGFHEDGCASGVRAAESLGVHW; via the coding sequence GTGAGTGCAGTGTCCGACGAGACCCGCCGGCCCCGGGTGGCCGTCATCGGCAGCGGGGTCGCCGGCCTGACCGCTGCCTACCTCCTGCAACGGCGCTACGACGTGCACCTCTTCGAGGCCGACGACCGCCTCGGCGGGCACGCGCACACCCACGACGTCATCACCTCGGCCGGGCACGTGGCCGGCCTCGATTCCGGCTTCCTGGTGCACAACCGGCGCACCTACCCGCAGCTGCTCCGGTTGTTCGGCGAGCTCGCGGTGCCGACCCAGGACTCCGAGATGTCGATGAGCGTGGTGTGCGAGGGCTGCGGCCTGGAATACGCCGGCGCCAAGGGCCTGACCGGCCTGTTCGCCCAGGCCCGGTCCGCGGTGCGGCCTCGCTACCTGGGCATGCTCGCGCAGGTGAAGCGGTTCCATCGGGTGGCCCGGAAGGTGCTCGACGACCCGACCGACCACCGGACGCTCGGGCAGTTCATCGACGACCACAACTTCGGCCGGTACTTCGCCCACCACTTCCTGCTCCCGGTCGTCTCCTGTGTCTGGTCCTGCGGGTTCGACGGGGCGCGCAGCTACCCGGCGCGGTACCTGTTCACCTTCCTCGACCACCACGGCATGCTCTCGGTCACCGGGTCGCCGCAGTGGCGCACCGTGGTGGGTGGCTCGCGCACCTACGTCCAGCGGGCGGTCAAGGAGCTGAGCGGGGTGCTGACGTCGACGCCGGTGCGGGCGTTGCACCGGCACGCCGACGGGGTCGAGGTGCGCGACGAGGGCGACCAGCTGCACCGGGCCGACCACGTGGTGGTGGCCACCCACCCGGATCAGGCACTGCAGCTGCTCGCGGATCCGAGCGACGAGGAGCGCCGGCTGCTCGGCTCCTTCGAGTACCTGACCTCCACCACCCTCCTGCACACCGACGCCTCACTGCTGCCGCGCACGTCCGGCGCGAAGGCGTCGTGGAACTACCGGATGGCCGGCTGTGACTCCGACGACCGGGCGGTCCGTGTCAGCTACCACCTGAACCGGCTGCAGCGGATCGAGGACGACACCGACTACCTGGTCACGCTCAACGACGACGGCCGGATCGACCGTGGCCGGGTACTGGCCGAGATGACCTACGCCCATCCCACCTACACGGTGGAATCCGTTGCGGCACAGCAGGAACTGGGCACGCTCAACGACGGCCGGACCGCCTTCGCCGGCGCCTGGCAGGGCTGGGGCTTCCACGAGGACGGCTGCGCCTCCGGCGTCCGCGCCGCCGAGTCGCTGGGCGTGCACTGGTGA
- a CDS encoding DUF1365 domain-containing protein — protein sequence MSALPVGTSGPGPHLSLVRAPEPATLYDCEVRHTRNTTAKRAFHYSTSYWLVDVDRMPRLPRVLRPLARFRPSDHLGDPACSIADNARARLAQDGIEADRILLLTCPRTAGHVFNPLSVFYCFAGADLVAVLAEVHNTYHGRHVYLLRPDEAGRDSVEKGFYVSPFLPMGGRYLMRTPPPGDRLQVSIALRRGDTTPFVATLTGTGRPATTGAVVRSLLRWPLNTLRTSALIRWQGIRLWLRGIPVQPRPADASGDETAR from the coding sequence GTGAGTGCGCTCCCGGTCGGGACCTCCGGACCGGGCCCGCACCTCTCGCTGGTCCGGGCCCCGGAGCCGGCGACGCTGTACGACTGCGAGGTCCGGCACACCCGGAACACCACCGCGAAGCGGGCCTTCCACTACTCGACGAGCTACTGGCTCGTCGACGTCGACCGGATGCCGCGCCTGCCCCGGGTGCTGCGGCCGCTGGCCCGTTTCCGGCCGTCGGACCACCTCGGCGATCCGGCCTGCAGCATCGCCGACAACGCGCGGGCCCGGCTGGCGCAGGACGGGATCGAGGCCGACCGGATCCTGCTGCTGACCTGCCCGCGCACCGCCGGCCACGTGTTCAACCCGCTGTCGGTGTTCTACTGCTTCGCCGGTGCGGACCTGGTCGCGGTGCTGGCCGAGGTGCACAACACCTACCACGGACGTCACGTCTACCTGCTGCGACCGGACGAGGCGGGCCGCGACTCCGTCGAGAAGGGCTTCTACGTCTCGCCCTTCCTCCCGATGGGTGGTCGCTACCTGATGCGGACGCCGCCGCCCGGGGACCGGTTGCAGGTGTCCATCGCCCTGCGCCGCGGGGACACCACACCGTTCGTCGCCACCCTCACCGGCACCGGGCGTCCGGCGACCACCGGTGCCGTCGTCCGCAGCCTCCTGCGCTGGCCGCTGAACACCCTGCGCACGTCCGCACTGATCCGCTGGCAGGGCATCCGGCTGTGGCTGCGGGGGATCCCCGTCCAGCCGCGTCCGGCGGATGCATCCGGTGACGAAACCGCCCGCTGA
- a CDS encoding PAS domain-containing protein translates to MGAAAVVVPLAVLLGLAAITLLVARRVPGLPRSAVAIAVCWEVGLLGADAVAWSAALHGADPLTSFGDVAVVEELPALLTVAATLLLAVRLHQNWMRAVADAWLLAGTVALLVWTVLLAVQPDLSPALLLGALGQMALAYWLLVWVLTVRPGLAPPVAHPPLPAGTVQPAPHPSLRNAGTLLVGVTGIRALATTKILIGLATGSGFLLWSALVLLVLSHVWLLIEGAALLGPLLRRTTPRQIGSSWLPLQLPYAVVLVLGTAIAVLWFTVPSAADAAGFVLAGLVLLVLAAGHMLTAAHNERLLRTMGDRERHFRSLVRDATEVIGLCTADGRIEYLSPRARAVLGISPVDAVGTSLSDLLGLPAAVVDSELEMLLADGGVTVLDSSPRGHRGCIWRPWCRCAPTAWSAPSGTSPNGSSCNAGCTTSPTSTS, encoded by the coding sequence GTGGGCGCAGCCGCCGTCGTCGTGCCGTTGGCGGTGCTCCTCGGGCTCGCCGCGATCACCCTGCTGGTCGCCCGGCGCGTTCCCGGTCTGCCGCGGTCGGCGGTCGCGATCGCCGTCTGCTGGGAGGTCGGGCTGCTCGGCGCGGACGCGGTCGCCTGGTCCGCCGCGCTGCACGGTGCAGATCCCCTGACCTCGTTCGGCGATGTCGCCGTCGTCGAGGAGCTGCCGGCGCTGCTGACCGTGGCTGCCACCCTGCTGCTGGCCGTCCGCCTGCACCAGAACTGGATGCGCGCGGTGGCCGACGCCTGGCTGCTCGCCGGGACCGTCGCACTGCTCGTCTGGACCGTGCTGCTCGCCGTGCAGCCGGACCTGTCCCCGGCCCTGCTGCTCGGCGCCCTCGGCCAGATGGCGCTGGCGTACTGGCTGCTGGTGTGGGTGCTGACCGTGCGGCCGGGACTGGCGCCGCCGGTGGCGCACCCACCGCTGCCGGCCGGCACCGTCCAGCCCGCGCCACATCCCTCGCTGCGGAACGCCGGCACCTTGCTGGTGGGAGTGACCGGGATCCGGGCGCTGGCGACCACCAAGATCCTGATCGGACTCGCCACCGGCAGCGGCTTCCTGCTGTGGAGCGCACTGGTCCTGCTGGTGCTGTCGCACGTCTGGCTGCTGATCGAGGGAGCGGCCCTGCTCGGGCCGCTGCTGCGGCGGACGACGCCACGGCAGATCGGGTCGTCGTGGCTGCCGCTGCAACTGCCGTACGCCGTGGTCCTGGTGCTCGGGACCGCGATCGCCGTGCTGTGGTTCACCGTGCCGTCGGCCGCCGACGCCGCCGGCTTCGTGCTCGCCGGTCTGGTCCTGCTGGTGCTGGCCGCGGGCCACATGCTCACCGCCGCGCACAACGAGCGGCTGTTGCGCACGATGGGCGACCGGGAACGGCACTTCCGTTCGCTGGTGCGGGACGCCACCGAGGTCATCGGGCTGTGCACCGCGGACGGCCGGATCGAGTACCTCTCGCCGCGGGCCAGGGCCGTGCTCGGCATCAGCCCGGTCGACGCGGTCGGGACATCGCTGTCCGACCTGCTCGGCCTGCCCGCGGCGGTGGTCGACTCCGAGCTGGAGATGCTGCTGGCCGACGGCGGGGTGACCGTGCTGGACAGCAGCCCCCGGGGTCACCGCGGGTGCATCTGGAGACCGTGGTGTCGGTGCGCTCCGACCGCCTGGTCTGCACCATCCGGGACGTCACCGAACGGGTCGAGCTGCAACGCCGGCTGCACGACCTCGCCTACGTCGACCAGTTGA